Proteins from one Dromiciops gliroides isolate mDroGli1 chromosome 6, mDroGli1.pri, whole genome shotgun sequence genomic window:
- the CDCA5 gene encoding sororin isoform X1: MLFRRHFRLGGVFERPAPSAADSGFVSAREQLEMSARRSRSRSRSGAAGERGGSEARPSDPASPPPPAPGLRRSQRKSGSAPEGPPQIQSRLPPPAAPSTLTDQPLTPSAVQPSTPAPRKTIALRKIVPPTTEVSSPAVQKRAGPQTPEAAPPGARKPLTGKKLVARTNETPSSQGRKSEAKKKVSPYTKITLLEKENAPPLQESALPREDGSLFSPGPALEMTTTVLGPLSPSAGTRPSLMDARDLEMSKKVRRSYSRLDDLGSGSTSTPNYRRRSFFGFERLLLGEELENVSPVGKKELKSQAVAPIAEPWGPDSTLPGITMTKEKRRKRKVPEILKSELDEWAAAMNAQFEAAEKFDLLVE; the protein is encoded by the exons ATGCTCTTTCGGCGTCACTTCCGACTTGGCGGGGTATTCGAACGTCCCGCGCCTTCCGCGGCCGACAGTGGTTTTGTTTCGGCGCGCGAGCAGCTCGAGATGTCGGCGAGACGGAGCCGGAGCCGCAGCCGCTCCGGGGCCGCGGGGGAGCGGGGCGGCAGCGAGGCGAGGCCCTCCG ACCCCGCGTCCCCGCCTCCTCCTGCTCCCGGACTGCGGAGGTCCCAGCGGAAATCCGGCTCGGCGCCCGAAGGCCCTCCCCAG ATCCAGTCCCGCCTTCCCCCACCTGCCGCGCCTTCCACCCTTACTGACCAGCCCCTGACCCCTTCTGCCGTCCAGCCTTCTACCCCGGCCCCTCGGAAGACCATCGCCCTGAGGAAGATCGTACCCCCGACCACTGAG GTCTCCAGCCCCGCGGTCCAGAAACGCGCCGGTCCGCAGACCCCCGAG gcAGCGCCCCCTGGAGCCAGAAAGCCCCTTACAGGGAAGAAGCTGGTGGCCAGGACCAATGAG ACCCCCTCCTCTCAGGGCCGAAAGTCCGAAGCCAAAAAGAAGGTGTCCCCGTATACAAAG ATTACACTGCTGGAGAAGGAGAACGCTCCCCCTCTACAGGAAAGTGCCCTCCCCCGTGAAGATGGCTCTCTCTTCAGCCCAGGCCCAGCTCTGGAAATGACCACCACAGTGCTAGGCCCTCTGAGCCCCAGTGCCGGCACCAGACCCAGCCTCATGGATGCCAGGGATCTGGAGATGTCCAAGAAGGTTCGGCGTTCTTACAGCCGGCTTGACGATCTCGGCTCTGGCTCCACCTCAACGCCGAACTATCGCCGCCGCTCCTTCTTTGGCTTTGAAAGGCTGCTCttgggagaggagctggagaacGTCTCCCCCGTGGGGAAGAAGGAGTTGAAAAGCCAAGCGGTCGCCCCCATAGCGGAGCCCTGGGGGCCAGATTCCACCCTCCCTGGCATCACCATGACCAAGGAGAAGCGCCGCAAGAGGAAGGTGCCCGAGATCTTG AAATCGGAGCTCGATGAGTGGGCTGCGGCCATGAATGCCCAGTTTGAGGCTGCCGAGAAGTTTGATCTCCTGGTGGAGTGA
- the CDCA5 gene encoding sororin isoform X2 translates to MLFRRHFRLGGVFERPAPSAADSGFVSAREQLEMSARRSRSRSRSGAAGERGGSEARPSDPASPPPPAPGLRRSQRKSGSAPEGPPQPSTPAPRKTIALRKIVPPTTEVSSPAVQKRAGPQTPEAAPPGARKPLTGKKLVARTNETPSSQGRKSEAKKKVSPYTKITLLEKENAPPLQESALPREDGSLFSPGPALEMTTTVLGPLSPSAGTRPSLMDARDLEMSKKVRRSYSRLDDLGSGSTSTPNYRRRSFFGFERLLLGEELENVSPVGKKELKSQAVAPIAEPWGPDSTLPGITMTKEKRRKRKVPEILKSELDEWAAAMNAQFEAAEKFDLLVE, encoded by the exons ATGCTCTTTCGGCGTCACTTCCGACTTGGCGGGGTATTCGAACGTCCCGCGCCTTCCGCGGCCGACAGTGGTTTTGTTTCGGCGCGCGAGCAGCTCGAGATGTCGGCGAGACGGAGCCGGAGCCGCAGCCGCTCCGGGGCCGCGGGGGAGCGGGGCGGCAGCGAGGCGAGGCCCTCCG ACCCCGCGTCCCCGCCTCCTCCTGCTCCCGGACTGCGGAGGTCCCAGCGGAAATCCGGCTCGGCGCCCGAAGGCCCTCCCCAG CCTTCTACCCCGGCCCCTCGGAAGACCATCGCCCTGAGGAAGATCGTACCCCCGACCACTGAG GTCTCCAGCCCCGCGGTCCAGAAACGCGCCGGTCCGCAGACCCCCGAG gcAGCGCCCCCTGGAGCCAGAAAGCCCCTTACAGGGAAGAAGCTGGTGGCCAGGACCAATGAG ACCCCCTCCTCTCAGGGCCGAAAGTCCGAAGCCAAAAAGAAGGTGTCCCCGTATACAAAG ATTACACTGCTGGAGAAGGAGAACGCTCCCCCTCTACAGGAAAGTGCCCTCCCCCGTGAAGATGGCTCTCTCTTCAGCCCAGGCCCAGCTCTGGAAATGACCACCACAGTGCTAGGCCCTCTGAGCCCCAGTGCCGGCACCAGACCCAGCCTCATGGATGCCAGGGATCTGGAGATGTCCAAGAAGGTTCGGCGTTCTTACAGCCGGCTTGACGATCTCGGCTCTGGCTCCACCTCAACGCCGAACTATCGCCGCCGCTCCTTCTTTGGCTTTGAAAGGCTGCTCttgggagaggagctggagaacGTCTCCCCCGTGGGGAAGAAGGAGTTGAAAAGCCAAGCGGTCGCCCCCATAGCGGAGCCCTGGGGGCCAGATTCCACCCTCCCTGGCATCACCATGACCAAGGAGAAGCGCCGCAAGAGGAAGGTGCCCGAGATCTTG AAATCGGAGCTCGATGAGTGGGCTGCGGCCATGAATGCCCAGTTTGAGGCTGCCGAGAAGTTTGATCTCCTGGTGGAGTGA
- the LOC122731791 gene encoding uncharacterized protein LOC122731791, whose translation MGRGPLIGGRGLGERLRFSAFLDEITQRVLSPAQLRALGWKGALDQPRYSPPHGRWRDKPPSQPLFPEAQLSEMQTDPDPPESRGGSVDTGSTLEDGDWEPKVNTRQVWEELMTLKEQFLRLQEDLASTHRAHQVLEEKFQSLVSKLASSTTGSPVFLLLNEAPRCALDSSLPWTSPELREGGSVGFLGATKGEQLGPCERPPHPDPLPHPSQCQQ comes from the exons ATGGGCAGGGGGCCTCTGATCGGTGGCCGGGGCCTTGGGGAAAGGTTGAGGTTTTCTGCTTTCCTAGATGAGATAACCCAGAGGGTGTTGAGCCCTGCCCAGCTCCGGGCTCTGGGCTGGAAGGGTGCCCTGGACCAGCCCAGATACTCTCCTCCCCACGGAAGATGGAGGGACAAGCCCCCAAGCCAG CCTCTTTTCCCGGAGGCCCAGCTGTCTGAGATGCAGACCGATCCAGATCCACCTGAGTCCAGAGG GGGCTCCGTGGACACGGGATCCACCTTAGAAGATGGAGATTGGGAGCCCAAGGTCAACACCCGGCAGGTGTGGGAGGAGCTGATGACTCTAAAGGAGCAGTTTCTGAG gctgcAGGAGGATTTGGCGAGCACCCACAGGGCCCACCAAGTCCTGGAGGAGAAATTCCAAAGCCTG GTCTCTAAGTTGGCTTCCAGCACCACAGGATCGCCTGTGTTCTTGCTCCTGAACGAGGCTCCCAGATGCGCCCTggactcctctctgccctggacaAGCCCCGAGCTGAGGGAGGGGGGTAGTGTGGGGTTTCTGGGTGCAAccaagggggagcagctaggtccCTGTGAGAGGCCTCCACACCCCGATCCCCTACCCCACCCTTCTCAGTGTCAACAGTAA